Proteins encoded in a region of the Salmo trutta chromosome 34, fSalTru1.1, whole genome shotgun sequence genome:
- the LOC115174037 gene encoding polypeptide N-acetylgalactosaminyltransferase 12 isoform X2 — protein MALSRRRNRWKLIVCLFGASIVGYFILNRHNNPGDIAGTSRREVPTEQDIANEMLKKPVYDKPPLDLNALGELGRAVKLNLVGEEKKKEEESINKHQMNTYVSDLVSLHRSLPERWNPLCKDQKYDYRSLPSTSVVIAFYNEAWSTLLRTVHSVLETSPDVLLREVVLVDDYSDRAHLKEPLENYISSLKKVHLIRARKREGLVRARLLGASIATGDVLTFLDCHCECHKGWLEPLLDRIKDEPSAVVCPVIDVIDWNTFQYLGNPGEPQIGGFDWRLVFTWHSVPEYEQKRRRSAIDVIRSVVPYIRNRRSAIDVIRSVGPYIRNRRSAIDVIRSVVPYIRNRRSAIDVIRSVGPYIRNRRSAIDVIRSPTMAGGLFAVSKNYFHYLGTYDTGMEVWGGENLEFSFRIWQCGGSLEIHPCSHVGHVFPKKAPYSRSKALANSVRAAEVWMDDYKELYYHRNPHARLEAFGDVTDRRRLRTQLGCKDFKWYLENIYPDIHVPEDRPGMFGMLKNRGMSSYCFDYNPPDDHNLVGHRIILYPCHGMGQNQFFEYSNESSEIRYNTREPAGCAVGDAVSNYLTVQLCRKPRQTVPQDQKFVLREDDTLYHVMTQQCVQAVDKTDNDTPAPALRPCSDHANQKWFFEERGV, from the exons ATGGCACTTTCCCGGCGAAGGAATCGGTGGAAGTTGATAGTTTGCCTTTTTGGGGCGTCTATTGtgggatattttattttaaacaggCATAATAATCCCGGCGACATAGCTGGAACAAGTCGAAGAGAGGTTCCCACTGAGCAAGATATTGCAAATGAAATGCTTAAAAAGCCTGTATATGACAAACCGCCGTTGGATTTAAATGCCTTGGGAGAACTGGGTAGAGCTGTCAAATTGAACCTCGttggagaggagaagaaaaaagAAGAGGAAAGTATTAATAAACACCAGATGAATACCTATGTGAGTGATCTGGTGTCTCTCCACCGCAGTCTGCCTGAACGATGGAATCCTCT TTGTAAGGACCAGAAGTATGACTATAGGTCATTGCCATCCACTTCAGTGGTGATCGCCTTCTACAACGAGGCGTGGTCCACGCTGCTACGCACCGTCCACAGCGTCCTGGAGACCTCACCTGACGTACTGCTACGAGAGGTGGTGCTGGTGGACGACTACAGTGACAGAG CTCATTTGAAGGAGCCGTTAGAAAACTACATCTCCAGCTTGAAGAAGGTGCATCTGATCCGTGCCAGGAAGAGGGAGGGCCTGGTGCGGGCCAGGCTCTTGGGGGCCTCCATCGCCACGGGCGATGTGCTGACCTTTCTCGACTGCCACTGTGAATGCCACAAGGGCTGGTTGGAGCCCCTGCTCGACAG GATAAAGGACGAGCCGTCTGCTGTGGTGTGTCCCGTCATTGATGTCATCGACTGGAACACCTTCCAGTATCTAGGCAACCCCGGGGAACCCCAGATTGGAGGGTTTGATTGGCGGCTGGTCTTCACCTGGCACTCGGTGCCAGAGTACGAGCAGAAACGCAGGCGCTCTGCCATTGATGTCATCAGGTCTGTGGTACCCTACATTAGAAACAGGCGCTCTGCCATTGATGTCATCAGGTCTGTGGGACCCTACATTAGAAACAGGCGTTCTGCCATTGATGTCATCAGGTCTGTGGTACCCTACATTAGAAACAGGCGCTCTGCCATTGATGTCATCAGGTCTGTGGGACCCTACATTAGAAACAGGCGCTCTGCCATTGATGTCATCAG GTCTCCTACTATGGCTGGTGGGCTGTTTGCTGTCAGTAAGAACTATTTCCATTACCTGGGCACGTACGACACAGGCATGGAGGTGTGGGGAGGAGAGAACCTAGAGTTCTCATTCAGG ATCTGGCAGTGCGGGGGCAGCCTGGAGATCCACCCCTGCTCCCACGTGGGCCACGTCTTCCCCAAAAAGGCCCCCTATTCTCGGAGTAAGGCCCTGGCCAACAGCGTGCGTGCTGCCGAGGTCTGGATGGACGACTACAAGGAGTTGTACTACCACCGTAACCCCCACGCTCGCCTG gaGGCCTTTGGGGACGTGACAGACAGGAGGAGGCTCAGGACCCAGCTGGGATGTAAGGACTTCAAGTGGTACCTGGAGAACATCTATCCTGATATCCACGTCCCTGAGGACAGGCCTGGGATGTTTGGAATG CTGAAGAACAGAGGCATGTCCAGCTACTGCTTTGACTACAACCCTCCTGACGACCATAACCTGGTGGGCCACCGGATCATCCTCTACCCCTGTCATGGCATGGGACAAAACCAG TTCTTTGAGTACTCCAATGAGAGTAGCGAGATCCGCTATAACACCAGGGAGCCAGCAGGGTGTGCTGTGGGGGATGCTGTCTCCAACTACCTGACCGTGCAGCTGTGCAGGAAACCCCGGCAGACTGTACCACAGGACCAGAAGTTTGTCCTCAGAGAG GACGACACCCTCTACCATGTGATGACGCAGCAGTGTGTCCAGGCCGTGGACAAGACTGACAACGACACCCCTGCCCCCGCCCTGCGGCCCTGCTCAGACCACGCCAACCAGAAGTGGTTTTTTGAGGAGAGGGGGGTGTAG
- the LOC115174037 gene encoding polypeptide N-acetylgalactosaminyltransferase 12 isoform X4: MALSRRRNRWKLIVCLFGASIVGYFILNRHNNPGDIAGTSRREVPTEQDIANEMLKKPVYDKPPLDLNALGELGRAVKLNLVGEEKKKEEESINKHQMNTYVSDLVSLHRSLPERWNPLCKDQKYDYRSLPSTSVVIAFYNEAWSTLLRTVHSVLETSPDVLLREVVLVDDYSDRAHLKEPLENYISSLKKVHLIRARKREGLVRARLLGASIATGDVLTFLDCHCECHKGWLEPLLDRIKDEPSAVVCPVIDVIDWNTFQYLGNPGEPQIGGFDWRLVFTWHSVPEYEQKRRRSAIDVIRSVVPYIRNRRSAIDVIRSVGPYIRNRRSAIDVIRSVVPYIRNRRSAIDVIRSVGPYIRNRRSAIDVIRSVVPYIRNRRSAIDVIRSVVPYIRNRRSAIDDIRSVVPYIRNRRSAIDVIRSVVPYIRNRRSAIDVIRSVVPYIRNRRSAIDVIRSVVPYIRNRRSAIDVIRSVVP; this comes from the exons ATGGCACTTTCCCGGCGAAGGAATCGGTGGAAGTTGATAGTTTGCCTTTTTGGGGCGTCTATTGtgggatattttattttaaacaggCATAATAATCCCGGCGACATAGCTGGAACAAGTCGAAGAGAGGTTCCCACTGAGCAAGATATTGCAAATGAAATGCTTAAAAAGCCTGTATATGACAAACCGCCGTTGGATTTAAATGCCTTGGGAGAACTGGGTAGAGCTGTCAAATTGAACCTCGttggagaggagaagaaaaaagAAGAGGAAAGTATTAATAAACACCAGATGAATACCTATGTGAGTGATCTGGTGTCTCTCCACCGCAGTCTGCCTGAACGATGGAATCCTCT TTGTAAGGACCAGAAGTATGACTATAGGTCATTGCCATCCACTTCAGTGGTGATCGCCTTCTACAACGAGGCGTGGTCCACGCTGCTACGCACCGTCCACAGCGTCCTGGAGACCTCACCTGACGTACTGCTACGAGAGGTGGTGCTGGTGGACGACTACAGTGACAGAG CTCATTTGAAGGAGCCGTTAGAAAACTACATCTCCAGCTTGAAGAAGGTGCATCTGATCCGTGCCAGGAAGAGGGAGGGCCTGGTGCGGGCCAGGCTCTTGGGGGCCTCCATCGCCACGGGCGATGTGCTGACCTTTCTCGACTGCCACTGTGAATGCCACAAGGGCTGGTTGGAGCCCCTGCTCGACAG GATAAAGGACGAGCCGTCTGCTGTGGTGTGTCCCGTCATTGATGTCATCGACTGGAACACCTTCCAGTATCTAGGCAACCCCGGGGAACCCCAGATTGGAGGGTTTGATTGGCGGCTGGTCTTCACCTGGCACTCGGTGCCAGAGTACGAGCAGAAACGCAGGCGCTCTGCCATTGATGTCATCAGGTCTGTGGTACCCTACATTAGAAACAGGCGCTCTGCCATTGATGTCATCAGGTCTGTGGGACCCTACATTAGAAACAGGCGTTCTGCCATTGATGTCATCAGGTCTGTGGTACCCTACATTAGAAACAGGCGCTCTGCCATTGATGTCATCAGGTCTGTGGGACCCTACATTAGAAACAGGCGCTCTGCCATTGATGTCATCAGGTCTGTGGTACCCTACATTAGAAACAGGCGTTCTGCCATTGATGTCATCAGGTCTGTGGTACCCTACATTAGAAACAGGCGTTCTGCCATTGATGACATCAGGTCTGTGGTACCCTACATTAGAAACAGGCGTTCTGCCATTGATGTCATCAGGTCTGTGGTACCCTACATTAGAAACAGGCGTTCTGCCATTGATGTCATCAGGTCTGTGGTACCCTACATTAGAAACAGGCGTTCTGCCATTGATGTCATCAGGTCTGTGGTACCCTACATTAGAAACAGGCGTTCTGCCATTGATGTCATCAG GTCTGTGGTACCCTAA
- the LOC115174037 gene encoding polypeptide N-acetylgalactosaminyltransferase 12 isoform X1: MALSRRRNRWKLIVCLFGASIVGYFILNRHNNPGDIAGTSRREVPTEQDIANEMLKKPVYDKPPLDLNALGELGRAVKLNLVGEEKKKEEESINKHQMNTYVSDLVSLHRSLPERWNPLCKDQKYDYRSLPSTSVVIAFYNEAWSTLLRTVHSVLETSPDVLLREVVLVDDYSDRAHLKEPLENYISSLKKVHLIRARKREGLVRARLLGASIATGDVLTFLDCHCECHKGWLEPLLDRIKDEPSAVVCPVIDVIDWNTFQYLGNPGEPQIGGFDWRLVFTWHSVPEYEQKRRRSAIDVIRSVVPYIRNRRSAIDVIRSVGPYIRNRRSAIDVIRSVVPYIRNRRSAIDVIRSVGPYIRNRRSAIDVIRSVVPYIRNRRSAIDVIRSVVPYIRNRRSAIDDIRSVVPYIRNRRSAIDVIRSVVPYIRNRRSAIDVIRSPTMAGGLFAVSKNYFHYLGTYDTGMEVWGGENLEFSFRIWQCGGSLEIHPCSHVGHVFPKKAPYSRSKALANSVRAAEVWMDDYKELYYHRNPHARLEAFGDVTDRRRLRTQLGCKDFKWYLENIYPDIHVPEDRPGMFGMLKNRGMSSYCFDYNPPDDHNLVGHRIILYPCHGMGQNQFFEYSNESSEIRYNTREPAGCAVGDAVSNYLTVQLCRKPRQTVPQDQKFVLREDDTLYHVMTQQCVQAVDKTDNDTPAPALRPCSDHANQKWFFEERGV, translated from the exons ATGGCACTTTCCCGGCGAAGGAATCGGTGGAAGTTGATAGTTTGCCTTTTTGGGGCGTCTATTGtgggatattttattttaaacaggCATAATAATCCCGGCGACATAGCTGGAACAAGTCGAAGAGAGGTTCCCACTGAGCAAGATATTGCAAATGAAATGCTTAAAAAGCCTGTATATGACAAACCGCCGTTGGATTTAAATGCCTTGGGAGAACTGGGTAGAGCTGTCAAATTGAACCTCGttggagaggagaagaaaaaagAAGAGGAAAGTATTAATAAACACCAGATGAATACCTATGTGAGTGATCTGGTGTCTCTCCACCGCAGTCTGCCTGAACGATGGAATCCTCT TTGTAAGGACCAGAAGTATGACTATAGGTCATTGCCATCCACTTCAGTGGTGATCGCCTTCTACAACGAGGCGTGGTCCACGCTGCTACGCACCGTCCACAGCGTCCTGGAGACCTCACCTGACGTACTGCTACGAGAGGTGGTGCTGGTGGACGACTACAGTGACAGAG CTCATTTGAAGGAGCCGTTAGAAAACTACATCTCCAGCTTGAAGAAGGTGCATCTGATCCGTGCCAGGAAGAGGGAGGGCCTGGTGCGGGCCAGGCTCTTGGGGGCCTCCATCGCCACGGGCGATGTGCTGACCTTTCTCGACTGCCACTGTGAATGCCACAAGGGCTGGTTGGAGCCCCTGCTCGACAG GATAAAGGACGAGCCGTCTGCTGTGGTGTGTCCCGTCATTGATGTCATCGACTGGAACACCTTCCAGTATCTAGGCAACCCCGGGGAACCCCAGATTGGAGGGTTTGATTGGCGGCTGGTCTTCACCTGGCACTCGGTGCCAGAGTACGAGCAGAAACGCAGGCGCTCTGCCATTGATGTCATCAGGTCTGTGGTACCCTACATTAGAAACAGGCGCTCTGCCATTGATGTCATCAGGTCTGTGGGACCCTACATTAGAAACAGGCGTTCTGCCATTGATGTCATCAGGTCTGTGGTACCCTACATTAGAAACAGGCGCTCTGCCATTGATGTCATCAGGTCTGTGGGACCCTACATTAGAAACAGGCGCTCTGCCATTGATGTCATCAGGTCTGTGGTACCCTACATTAGAAACAGGCGTTCTGCCATTGATGTCATCAGGTCTGTGGTACCCTACATTAGAAACAGGCGTTCTGCCATTGATGACATCAGGTCTGTGGTACCCTACATTAGAAACAGGCGTTCTGCCATTGATGTCATCAGGTCTGTGGTACCCTACATTAGAAACAGGCGTTCTGCCATTGATGTCATCAG GTCTCCTACTATGGCTGGTGGGCTGTTTGCTGTCAGTAAGAACTATTTCCATTACCTGGGCACGTACGACACAGGCATGGAGGTGTGGGGAGGAGAGAACCTAGAGTTCTCATTCAGG ATCTGGCAGTGCGGGGGCAGCCTGGAGATCCACCCCTGCTCCCACGTGGGCCACGTCTTCCCCAAAAAGGCCCCCTATTCTCGGAGTAAGGCCCTGGCCAACAGCGTGCGTGCTGCCGAGGTCTGGATGGACGACTACAAGGAGTTGTACTACCACCGTAACCCCCACGCTCGCCTG gaGGCCTTTGGGGACGTGACAGACAGGAGGAGGCTCAGGACCCAGCTGGGATGTAAGGACTTCAAGTGGTACCTGGAGAACATCTATCCTGATATCCACGTCCCTGAGGACAGGCCTGGGATGTTTGGAATG CTGAAGAACAGAGGCATGTCCAGCTACTGCTTTGACTACAACCCTCCTGACGACCATAACCTGGTGGGCCACCGGATCATCCTCTACCCCTGTCATGGCATGGGACAAAACCAG TTCTTTGAGTACTCCAATGAGAGTAGCGAGATCCGCTATAACACCAGGGAGCCAGCAGGGTGTGCTGTGGGGGATGCTGTCTCCAACTACCTGACCGTGCAGCTGTGCAGGAAACCCCGGCAGACTGTACCACAGGACCAGAAGTTTGTCCTCAGAGAG GACGACACCCTCTACCATGTGATGACGCAGCAGTGTGTCCAGGCCGTGGACAAGACTGACAACGACACCCCTGCCCCCGCCCTGCGGCCCTGCTCAGACCACGCCAACCAGAAGTGGTTTTTTGAGGAGAGGGGGGTGTAG
- the spata46 gene encoding spermatogenesis-associated protein 46, whose protein sequence is MQYFSTSRAHTRTVHKTVDGENPMDFVVKKIEELDISRYHTKGHYRKLGSPKNDTTDDLTDNTRTAERGCESQVQVQSKAIETTPSRLNPSLSDLLSRLGTTNLGSGQHPASRPADPHQDTMVHSYSLNLDTQTLAGCNSLTGADPHPQPPQTMYYHQRSDSQRSLCGEVDPLFIHTVTAAELVCGESKYRCSGCLRYYDHLGTLLGHIDQGWSEGFSCRVFYRKLKSMQDRSPMVMMSCQSKEARALDIDPKHSSSSIIRLGSASLALAHHPTDVDGRNGPETRDKKADMIHKWLQKTEVTSLLH, encoded by the exons ATGCAATATTTTAGTACTTCAAGAGCTCATACCAGAACTGTACACAAAACTGTTGACGGGGAAAATCCAATGGACTTTGTTGTGAAGAAGATTGAAG AGTTGGATATATCCAGGTATCACACGAAGGGACACTATAGGAAGCTTGGTTCGCCAAAGAATGATACCACAGATGATCTTACTGATAACACTAGGACTGCAGAGAGAG GTTGTGAGAGTCAGGTACAGGTGCAGTCAAAGGCCATAGAGACAACTCCCTCCAGACTCAACCCCAGTCTCTCAGACCTCCTCTCCAGGCTCGGCACCACCAACCTGGGCAGCGGCCAGCACCCCGCCAGTAGGCCCGCCGACCCCCACCAAGACACCATGGTCCACAGCTACTCCCTCAACCTGGACACTCAAACCCTGGCAGGGTGCAACAGTTTGACCGGCGCCGACCCTCACCCCCAGCCGCCGCAGACCATGTACTACCACCAGCGCTCTGACTCCCAGAGGTCACTGTGCGGCGAGGTGGATCCTCTCTTTATCCACACGGTTACGGCTGCAGAATTAGTCTGCGGGGAGAGTAAGTACAGGTGCTCAGGCTGCCTGAGGTACTATGACCACCTGGGGACCCTGCTGGGTCACATTGACCAGGGCTGGAGCGAGGGCTTCAGCTGCAGGGTGTTCTACAGGAAGCTGAAGAGCATGCAGGACCGCAGCCCCATGGTCATGATGAGTTGCCAGAGCAAGGAGGCCCGGGCCCTGGATATCGACCCTAAGCACTCTAGCTCCTCCATCATTCGCCTCGGGTCTGCCTCGCTGGCCCTGGCCCACCATCCGACCGATGTTGACGGGAGGAATGGTCCTGAGACAAGGGACAAGAAGGCAGACATGATCCACAAGTGGCTGCAGAAGACAGAAGTGACATCATTGCTTCACTGA
- the LOC115174037 gene encoding polypeptide N-acetylgalactosaminyltransferase 12 isoform X3 encodes MALSRRRNRWKLIVCLFGASIVGYFILNRHNNPGDIAGTSRREVPTEQDIANEMLKKPVYDKPPLDLNALGELGRAVKLNLVGEEKKKEEESINKHQMNTYVSDLVSLHRSLPERWNPLCKDQKYDYRSLPSTSVVIAFYNEAWSTLLRTVHSVLETSPDVLLREVVLVDDYSDRAHLKEPLENYISSLKKVHLIRARKREGLVRARLLGASIATGDVLTFLDCHCECHKGWLEPLLDRIKDEPSAVVCPVIDVIDWNTFQYLGNPGEPQIGGFDWRLVFTWHSVPEYEQKRRRSAIDVIRSPTMAGGLFAVSKNYFHYLGTYDTGMEVWGGENLEFSFRIWQCGGSLEIHPCSHVGHVFPKKAPYSRSKALANSVRAAEVWMDDYKELYYHRNPHARLEAFGDVTDRRRLRTQLGCKDFKWYLENIYPDIHVPEDRPGMFGMLKNRGMSSYCFDYNPPDDHNLVGHRIILYPCHGMGQNQFFEYSNESSEIRYNTREPAGCAVGDAVSNYLTVQLCRKPRQTVPQDQKFVLREDDTLYHVMTQQCVQAVDKTDNDTPAPALRPCSDHANQKWFFEERGV; translated from the exons ATGGCACTTTCCCGGCGAAGGAATCGGTGGAAGTTGATAGTTTGCCTTTTTGGGGCGTCTATTGtgggatattttattttaaacaggCATAATAATCCCGGCGACATAGCTGGAACAAGTCGAAGAGAGGTTCCCACTGAGCAAGATATTGCAAATGAAATGCTTAAAAAGCCTGTATATGACAAACCGCCGTTGGATTTAAATGCCTTGGGAGAACTGGGTAGAGCTGTCAAATTGAACCTCGttggagaggagaagaaaaaagAAGAGGAAAGTATTAATAAACACCAGATGAATACCTATGTGAGTGATCTGGTGTCTCTCCACCGCAGTCTGCCTGAACGATGGAATCCTCT TTGTAAGGACCAGAAGTATGACTATAGGTCATTGCCATCCACTTCAGTGGTGATCGCCTTCTACAACGAGGCGTGGTCCACGCTGCTACGCACCGTCCACAGCGTCCTGGAGACCTCACCTGACGTACTGCTACGAGAGGTGGTGCTGGTGGACGACTACAGTGACAGAG CTCATTTGAAGGAGCCGTTAGAAAACTACATCTCCAGCTTGAAGAAGGTGCATCTGATCCGTGCCAGGAAGAGGGAGGGCCTGGTGCGGGCCAGGCTCTTGGGGGCCTCCATCGCCACGGGCGATGTGCTGACCTTTCTCGACTGCCACTGTGAATGCCACAAGGGCTGGTTGGAGCCCCTGCTCGACAG GATAAAGGACGAGCCGTCTGCTGTGGTGTGTCCCGTCATTGATGTCATCGACTGGAACACCTTCCAGTATCTAGGCAACCCCGGGGAACCCCAGATTGGAGGGTTTGATTGGCGGCTGGTCTTCACCTGGCACTCGGTGCCAGAGTACGAGCAGAAACGCAGGCGCTCTGCCATTGATGTCATCAG GTCTCCTACTATGGCTGGTGGGCTGTTTGCTGTCAGTAAGAACTATTTCCATTACCTGGGCACGTACGACACAGGCATGGAGGTGTGGGGAGGAGAGAACCTAGAGTTCTCATTCAGG ATCTGGCAGTGCGGGGGCAGCCTGGAGATCCACCCCTGCTCCCACGTGGGCCACGTCTTCCCCAAAAAGGCCCCCTATTCTCGGAGTAAGGCCCTGGCCAACAGCGTGCGTGCTGCCGAGGTCTGGATGGACGACTACAAGGAGTTGTACTACCACCGTAACCCCCACGCTCGCCTG gaGGCCTTTGGGGACGTGACAGACAGGAGGAGGCTCAGGACCCAGCTGGGATGTAAGGACTTCAAGTGGTACCTGGAGAACATCTATCCTGATATCCACGTCCCTGAGGACAGGCCTGGGATGTTTGGAATG CTGAAGAACAGAGGCATGTCCAGCTACTGCTTTGACTACAACCCTCCTGACGACCATAACCTGGTGGGCCACCGGATCATCCTCTACCCCTGTCATGGCATGGGACAAAACCAG TTCTTTGAGTACTCCAATGAGAGTAGCGAGATCCGCTATAACACCAGGGAGCCAGCAGGGTGTGCTGTGGGGGATGCTGTCTCCAACTACCTGACCGTGCAGCTGTGCAGGAAACCCCGGCAGACTGTACCACAGGACCAGAAGTTTGTCCTCAGAGAG GACGACACCCTCTACCATGTGATGACGCAGCAGTGTGTCCAGGCCGTGGACAAGACTGACAACGACACCCCTGCCCCCGCCCTGCGGCCCTGCTCAGACCACGCCAACCAGAAGTGGTTTTTTGAGGAGAGGGGGGTGTAG